In Humulus lupulus chromosome 7, drHumLupu1.1, whole genome shotgun sequence, the following are encoded in one genomic region:
- the LOC133790254 gene encoding putative disease resistance protein At1g50180 isoform X1, which produces MVEAVVSPVIERLGDLLLNEAKFLSGVRVQVKDAHTKLLWMRAFLKDADAHVRDGDERVRLWAVQVRDTSYDLEDVIETYVLKVVSKRNGRGVISVLKRSACIFRKGIDVHKIGVEIEKISSSIATLTSSLQTYGIRELRVKEFGETSSNNIQPQRDLRRAYSHVVENVVVGFDKDMEELVARLIGKENPPRHRVISICGMGGLGKTTLARKVYHHPQVRAHFDCFAWASISQQCVVREVWEGILFGLTSPTQAERNEIKSMGNGEIAKKLYNLQKQRKCLVLLDDIWTTSAWDGLKAAFPQDEIDSKILLTTRIKNVAFHVDQNGFIHQPRCLNENESWELFQKKTSCFGNDPTNSKDNQIMGVLGREMLKHCSGLPLAIIVLSGLLSTKHTVNEWEEIKGNVMRYITKGREHNDSKYSGVSSVLGLSYDELPFYLKPCFLYLAHYPEDATIQVKELCLMLVAEGFIPSRGASTDSIEDVAYDCLSELVERSMIQVEEWGLTRKMKSFRIHDLMRDMCFSKARDENFLQFNDLRNRGEEPLKSVSTNIRRVAIYFHSVDDFLPFVDNINSVLRCLIIELVKPEKVLRHVINSFLMLRVLKVSHKGDLKLPNEIGKLIHLRLFSISGRVAFVENIPSSIGNLRCLQTLVVKSWVVKVPNVMWKLEQLRHLSLPYFLGISAFSKWLRLPNLRNLQTLTHVQMKYLDRNDFLQLTNLKKLAITVDRNLERIFQDPTTVTFVRLRHLQIYCHDKGVRVDIVPMILSYPKIYKLILEGRIVKLPEQFSPNLIKLSLTRTDLKDDPMPTLEKLSSLRVLSLQEASYEGNEMVCSKGGFPQLESLQIKSLKNLEEWKVEEGALSSLHFLSIVGCWKLSRVPDGLRYITTLKEMKIDNMPRGFKERVEEGGEDFYKVHHVPSRLFIGSYYE; this is translated from the exons atggtAGAGGCTGTTGTTTCCCCTGTGATTGAAAGACTTGGAGACTTGCTACTGAATGAAGCTAAGTTCTTGTCTGGAGTCAGAGTCCAAGTCAAGGATGCACACACCAAGCTGCTATGGATGCGCGCTTTCTTAAAAGATGCAGATGCTCATGTAAGAGATGGCGATGAGAGAGTGCGCCTTTGGGCTGTCCAAGTCAGAGATACTTCTTATGACTTGGAGGATGTTATTGAAACTTATGTCTTAAAAGTGGTTTCCAAGAGGAACGGGAGAGGTGTCATTAGTGTGCTGAAAAGGTCTGCTTGCATCTTCAGGAAAGGAATTGATGTCCATAAAATTGGAGTAGAGATTGAGAAGATCTCATCCAGCATTGCTACTTTGACTTCATCCCTACAAACATATGGCATAAGAGAATTAAGGGTCAAGGAATTTGGTGAAACTTCATCAAACAACATCCAACCGCAAAGAGACTTGAGGAGAGCTTATTCTCATGTTGTGGAGAATGTTGTTGTTGGATTCGACAAAGACATGGAAGAATTGGTAGCTCGTTTGATTGGGAAAGAGAATCCTCCTAGGCATAGAGTGATCTCTATATGTGGGATGGGTGGTTTGGGGAAGACTACCCTTGCAAGAAAAGTCTATCATCATCCCCAAGTCAGAGCTCACTTTGATTGTTTTGCTTGGGCATCAATATCTCAACAATGTGTAGTGCGAGAAGTATGGGAAGGGATTTTATTTGGTTTGACTTCTCCAACACAAGCAGAAAGGAATGAAATTAAAAGCATGGGGAATGGTGAGATAGCAAAAAAGCTTTACAACCttcaaaaacaaagaaaatgTTTGGTACTCCTCGATGACATTTGGACCACTTCCGCCTGGGATGGTCTGAAAGCTGCATTCCCTCAAGACGAAATCGATAGCAAGATTTTACTCACAACTCGAATAAAGAATGTAGCTTTTCATGTTGATCAGAATGGTTTCATCCATCAACCTCGGTGTCTAAACGAGAATGAGAGCTGGGAGCTGTTTCAGAAAAAAACTTCATGTTTCGGAAACGATCCAACAA ACTCAAAAGATAATCAAATAATGGGCGTACTAGGGCGAGAGATGCTCAAACATTGTTCTGGTCTGCCATTGGCCATCATCGTACTCAGTGGGCTTCTATCTACGAAACACACAGTTAATGAGTGGGAGGAGATTAAAGGAAATGTAATGAGATACATAACTAAAGGTAGAGAACATAATGACTCAAAATACTCTGGTGTTTCATCGGTGTTAGGTTTGAGCTACGATGAATTGCCATTTTACTTGAAGCCTTGTTTTCTTTATCTGGCTCATTATCCTGAGGATGCCACCATACAAGTAAAAGAATTATGTCTTATGCTCGTAGCAGAAGGTTTTATACCTTCAAGAGGAGCTTCAACTGATTCCATCGAGGATGTGGCATATGATTGCTTAAGTGAGTTGGTGGAAAGAAGCATGATTCAGGTAGAAGAGTGGGGTTTGACAAGAAAAATGAAATCATTTCGTATTCATGATCTCATGCGAGATATGTGCTTCTCTAAAGCTCGAGATGAAAACTTTCTACAATTTAATGATTTAAGGAATAGAGGGGAGGAGCCACTAAAATCTGTATCTACAAACATAAGAAGAGTTGCCATTTATTTTCATAGTGTTGATGATTTTCTTCCTTTTGTTGATAATATAAATAGTGTTCTTCGGTGTCTTATCATAGAATTAGTGAAGCCCGAAAAAGTATTGAGACATGTGATCAATAGCTTTCTCATGCTTAGAGTTTTAAAGGTAAGTCACAAGGGTGACTTGAAATTGCCTAACGAAATTGGAAAGCTTATTCACCTAAGGTTGTTTAGCATTAGTGGCCGCGTTGCCTTTGTGGAAAATATCCCATCCTCCATTGGCAATTTGAGATGTCTACAGACTTTAGTGGTAAAATCATGGGTTGTCAAAGTACCAAATGTAATGTGGAAGTTGGAACAATTGAGGCACTTATCCTTACCCTATTTTCTTGGTATCTCAGCCTTTAGTAAATGGTTGAGGTTACCTAATCTTAGAAATTTGCAAACATTGACACATGTTCAAATGAAGTACCTTGATAGGAATGATTTTTTGCAGTTGACGAATCTGAAGAAATTAGCGATTACAGTGGATAGAAATTTGGAGAgaattttccaagatcccacaaCTGTCACCTTCGTCCGTCTTAGGCATTTGCAAATATATTGTCATGATAAAGGGGTGAGAGTAGATATTGTTCCTATGATATTAAGCTACCCTAAAATATATAAGCTTATACTAGAGGGGAGAATAGTAAAATTACCAGAACAATTCTCCCCAAACCTTATCAAGTTAAGCTTAACTAGGACTGATCTTAAGGATGATCCAATGCCAACCCTAGAAAAGCTATCGAGTTTAAGAGTCCTTTCCTTACAGGAGGCTAGCTATGAGGGGAATGAGATGGTGTGCTCAAAAGGAGGTTTCCCTCAACTGGAATCTCTTCAGATTAAAAGTCTAAAAAACTTAGAAGAGTGGAAGGTGGAGGAAGGGGCCTTGTCTAGTCTTCACTTTTTGAGCATTGTTGGCTGCTGGAAATTGAGCAGAGTTCCTGATGGATTAAGATACATTACTACGCTTAAGGAAATGAAGATTGATAATATGCCTAGGGGATTCAAAGAAAGGGTGGAGGAAGGAGGAGAGGATTTCTACAAAGTCCACCACGTCCCATCCCGTTTATTTATCGGTAGTTATTATGAATAA
- the LOC133790248 gene encoding putative disease resistance protein At1g50180, with product MAEAVVSFVTERIGDLLLGEAKFLSGVEGQVENAKIKLEFISCFLRDADAQGRDGNETVSLWVAKVRDTSYALEDVIETYVLKVALKRNTGVISVLKRSVCIFKKGIDVHKVGLNIEKISSTIADLKSNLQTFGLRESTAKEGETSSNNAQLQRELRKAYSHVVERHVVGFDKDIKKLVALLTVKENSDKPRVIAICGIGGLGKTTLARKVYHHPDVREHFDCFAWTSISQQCAVRQVWEEIFFGLTSPTQEKRDGIKKMAEKEVAKELYNLQKQRKCLILLDDIWTTSTWDRLRPAFPQDETDSQILLTTRIKSVALHADQNGYIHEPECLNENESWELFHKKSSCFGEDPTDNERMEALGREMLRHCSGLPLAIIVLGGLLSTKHTVNEWEEMRRNVMRYIINGREHGNSEYNSVSWVLGLSYDELPFYLKPCFLYLARYPEDAMIRVKELCLMLIAEGFISSRRHSTETLEDVAYDYLSELVEKSMIQVENWSLTKRIKTFRIHDLMREFCMSKAQDENFLRFIDLRNNKEEQLKSDSTVARRFAIYFDNDRVGDVISFVKHYKGSARCLIVDIDTEKQVLRHMFNSFSKLRVLNLCFSGSSVWGISLPKEIGRLIHLRYFSISPNSIRMPNIPSSIGNLRCLQTLKIPLSSHEVPNVIWKLEQLRHLDLYVNERLALLGSFYGWSKILRLPNITNLQTLGGISSDCFDCNDFLKLRNLKKLKISRGENLGSIYSDPPTVTFDCLRHLQIFATPRKFYPECDFIDIVPMILSYPRIYKLKLYLPIVKLPEHSQFSPNLVKLQLRWNFLKHDPMPILEKLSSLRDLSLYKCSFVGNEMVCSKGGFPRLESLQFSDLYKLEEWKVEEGALSSLRSLEITSCGLRRVPDGLRYTTALEEMKITSMPREFKERLEEGGEDFYKVHHVQSRLFSYCNHNESHCKFLNLLNEGP from the exons atggCAGAGGCTGTTGTTTCCTTTGTGACTGAAAGGATTGGAGACTTGTTACTTGGTGAAGCTAAATTCTTGTCTGGAGTCGAAGGCCAAGTGGAGAATGCGAAGATCAAGCTGGAGTTCATAAGCTGCTTCTTAAGAGATGCTGATGCTCAAGGAAGAGATGGCAACGAGACAGTGAGCCTTTGGGTTGCCAAAGTCAGAGATACTTCTTATGCTTTGGAGGATGTTATTGAAACTTACGTCTTGAAAGTGGCTTTGAAGAGGAACACAGGTGTGATAAGTGTACTGAAAAGGTCTGTTTGCATCTTCAAGAAAGGAATTGATGTCCATAAAGTTGGATTAAATATTGAGAAGATCTCATCTACCATAGCTGATTTGAAGTCGAATCTTCAAACATTTGGCCTAAGGGAATCAACGGCCAAGGAAGGTGAAACTTCATCAAACAACGCCCAACTGCAAAGAGAGCTGAGGAAGGCTTATTCTCATGTTGTGGAGCGTCATGTTGTTGGATTCGACAAAGACATCAAAAAATTGGTAGCCCTTTTGACTGTGAAGGAGAATTCTGATAAGCCCAGGGTGATCGCTATCTGTGGGATCGGTGGTTTGGGGAAGACCACTCTTGCAAGAAAGGTTTATCACCATCCTGATGTTAGGGAACATTTTGATTGTTTTGCTTGGACCTCAATATCTCAACAATGTGCAGTACGACAAGTATGGGAAGAGATTTTCTTTGGTTTGACTTCTCCCACGCAAGAAAAAAGAGATGGAATCAAAAAGATGGCGGAGAAAGAAGTAGCAAAGGAGCTTTACAACCttcaaaaacaaaggaaatgttTGATACTCCTCGATGATATTTGGACCACTTCAACCTGGGATCGTCTAAGACCTGCTTTCCCTCAAGATGAAACCGACAGCCAGATTTTACTCACTACTCGAATAAAGTCTGTAGCTTTGCATGCGGATCAAAATGGTTACATCCACGAACCTGAGTGTCTCAACGAGAACGAGAGCTGGGAGCTATTTCATAAAAAATCTTCATGTTTTGGAGAGGATCCAACAG ATAATGAAAGAATGGAAGCACTAGGGCGAGAGATGCTTAGACATTGCTCTGGATTGCCATTAGCCATCATTGTCCTCGGTGGGCTTCTATCTACGAAACACACAGTTAATGAGTGGGAGGAGATGAGAAGAAATGTGATGAGATACATAATTAATGGCAGAGAGCATGGTAACTCAGAATACAATAGTGTCTCATGGGTTTTAGGTTTGAGTTACGATGAGTTGCCATTTTACTTAAAGCCTTGTTTTCTCTATCTGGCTCGTTACCCTGAGGATGCCATGATACGAGTAAAAGAATTGTGTCTTATGCTCATAGCAGAAGGTTTTATATCCTCAAGAAGACATTCAACGGAAACTTTAGAAGACGTGGCATATGATTACTTAAGTGAGTTGGTGGAGAAGAGCATGATTCAGGTAGAAAATTGGAGTTTaacaaaaagaataaaaacaTTTCGTATCCATGATCTTATGCGAGAATTCTGCATGTctaaagctcaagatgagaatTTTCTACGTTTTATCGATTTGAGGAATAATAAGGAAGAGCAACTAAAATCTGATTCTACTGTGGCAAGGAGATTCGCCATTTATTTTGATAATGATCGTGTGGGCGATGTTATTAGTTTTGTTAAACATTATAAGGGTTCGGCTAGGTGCCTTATTGTTGATATTGACACCGAAAAACAAGTGTTGAGACACATGTTCAATAGTTTTTCCAAGCTCAGAGTTTTAAATCTATGTTTTTCAGGGTCTAGCGTTTGGGGAATAAGCTTGCCTAAAGAAATTGGAAGGCTAATTCACCTAAGGTATTTTAGTATTAGTCCCAACAGTATTAGAATGCCAAACATCCCATCTTCTATTGGCAATTTGAGATGCCTACAAACTTTAAAAATACCATTGTCTTCTCATGAAGTACCAAATGTAATATGGAAGTTGGAACAACTTAGACATTTAGACTTGTACGTTAATGAGAGGCTTGCTCTACTCGGTTCATTTTATGGATGGTCGAAGATATTGAGGTTACCTAACATTACAAATTTACAAACATTGGGAGGGATTTCAAGTGACTGCTTTGATTGTAATGATTTTCTAAAGTTGAGGAATCTCAAGAAATTAAAGATTAGCAGGGGTGAAAATTTGGGGAGCATTTACAGCGACCCCCCAACTGTCACGTTTGATTGTCTTCGGCATTTACAGATATTTGCTACTCCAAGGAAATTTTATCCTGAATGTGATTTTATAGATATTGTTCCTATGATATTAAGCTACCCTCGAATTTATAAGCTTAAACTGTACTTGCCCATTGTAAAACTGCCAGAACACAGCCAATTCTCCCCAAACCTTGTCAAGTTACAGTTAAGGTGGAATTTTCTTAAGCATGATCCAATGCCAATCCTAGAAAAGCTCTCCAGTTTAAGAGACCTTTCATTATATAAATGTAGTTTTGTGGGGAATGAGATGGTGTGCTCCAAAGGAGGTTTCCCTCGATTGGAATCTCTTCAGTTTAGTGATCTTTACAAGTTAGAAGAGTGGAAGGTGGAGGAAGGGGCCTTGTCTAGTCTTCGCTCTTTGGAGATTACAAGTTGTGGATTGAGGAGAGTTCCGGATGGATTAAGATACACTACTGCGCTTGAGGAAATGAAGATCACATCTATGCCTAGGGAATTTAAAGAAAGGTTGGAGGAAGGAGGAGAGGATTTCTACAAAGTCCACCACGTCCAATCCCGTCTATTTAGCTACTGTAATCATAACGAATC CCATTGTAAGTTCCTGAACCTGTTGAACGAAGGGCCATAA
- the LOC133789599 gene encoding putative inactive disease susceptibility protein LOV1: protein MEVLGREMLGHCSGLPLAIIMLGGLLSTKQTINEWGDVKENVTKCIAKGENHNDSKYNDGSWVLGLSYDDLPFYLKPCFLYLACYPENAIIQVKELCRMLAAEGFIPPSEMSSTKAIEDVAYDCLNEFVERSMIQVENWGSTRRMKTFRIHDLMRTFCLSKAQYDDFIQSIDLRGDKVEEALQSVSDVVRRIAVYTVNYDINLIDFFLKTNKSLRCLIVDTRDKFSIESMLRLVSNRYLMLRVLNVSLYKGTGVSALPKEIGKLIHLRWFKISGGFLETIPSSIGNLRWLKTFKLDGETHSEWKIPKVLWKWEQLRHLCLPNPYGLASSKWLRSSKWLRLPNPRNLQTLEGVRTK from the coding sequence ATGGAAGTACTAGGGAGGGAGATGCTTGGGCACTGCTCTGGTTTGCCATTAGCCATCATCATGCTCGGTGGGCTTCTATCTACCAAACAAACAATAAATGAGTGGGGTGACGTGAAAGAAAATGTAACGAAATGTATAGCTAAAGGAGAAAATCACAATGACTCGAAATACAATGATGGTTCATGGGTGTTGGGTTTGAGTTACGACGACCTTCCATTTTACTTGAAGCCTTGTTTTCTATACTTGGCTTGTTACCCTGAAAACGCCATCATACAAGTAAAAGAATTATGTCGCATGTTGGCTGCAGAAGGTTTTATACCACCAAGTGAAATGAGTTCAACAAAAGCTATTGAGGATGTGGCATATGATTGCTTAAATGAATTTGTGGAGAGGAGCATGATTCAGGTAGAAAATTGGGGTTCAACAAGAAGAATGAAAACATTTCGCATTCATGATCTCATGCGAACATTTTGCTTGTCTAAAGCTCAATATGACGACTTTATACAGTCTATTGATTTGAGGGGGGATAAGGTGGAAGAGGCACTACAATCTGTATCTGACGTCGTAAGGAGAATTGCTGTTTACACTGTTAATTATGATATTAATCTTATCGATTTTTTTCTAAAGACAAATAAGTCTCTTAGGTGTCTTATTGTAGATACGAGAGACAAGTTTTCCATTGAATCAATGCTTAGATTGGTGTCCAATAGGTATCTCATGCTTAGAGTTTTAAATGTAAGTTTATACAAGGGTACCGGCGTGAGTGCGTTGCCTAAAGAAATTGGTAAGCTTATTCACCTAAGATGGTTTAAAATTAGTGGTGGCTTTTTGGAAACGATCCCATCTTCTATTGGTAATTTGAGATGGCTGAAGACTTTCAAGTTAGATGGTGAAACACACTCAGAGTGGAAAATTCCAAAGGTATTGTGGAAGTGGGAACAACTGAGGCATTTATGCTTGCCTAATCCTTATGGCCTAGCATCTAGTAAATGGTTGAGGTCTAGTAAATGGTTGAGGTTACCTAATCCTCGAAATTTACAAACATTGGAAGGTGTTCGAACCAAGTAA
- the LOC133790254 gene encoding putative disease resistance protein At1g50180 isoform X2 gives MVEAVVSPVIERLGDLLLNEAKFLSGVRVQVKDAHTKLLWMRAFLKDADAHVRDGDERVRLWAVQVRDTSYDLEDVIETYVLKVVSKRNGRGVISVLKRSACIFRKGIDVHKIGVEIEKISSSIATLTSSLQTYGIRELRVKEFGETSSNNIQPQRDLRRAYSHVVENVVVGFDKDMEELVARLIGKENPPRHRVISICGMGGLGKTTLARKVYHHPQVRAHFDCFAWASISQQCVVREVWEGILFGLTSPTQAERNEIKSMGNGEIAKKLYNLQKQRKCLVLLDDIWTTSAWDGLKAAFPQDEIDSKILLTTRIKNVAFHVDQNGFIHQPRCLNENESWELFQKKTSCFGNDPTNSKDNQIMGVLGREMLKHCSGLPLAIIVLSGLLSTKHTVNEWEEIKGNVMRYITKDELEREDDELFVWSSSGEPSLNRGMGNGWR, from the exons atggtAGAGGCTGTTGTTTCCCCTGTGATTGAAAGACTTGGAGACTTGCTACTGAATGAAGCTAAGTTCTTGTCTGGAGTCAGAGTCCAAGTCAAGGATGCACACACCAAGCTGCTATGGATGCGCGCTTTCTTAAAAGATGCAGATGCTCATGTAAGAGATGGCGATGAGAGAGTGCGCCTTTGGGCTGTCCAAGTCAGAGATACTTCTTATGACTTGGAGGATGTTATTGAAACTTATGTCTTAAAAGTGGTTTCCAAGAGGAACGGGAGAGGTGTCATTAGTGTGCTGAAAAGGTCTGCTTGCATCTTCAGGAAAGGAATTGATGTCCATAAAATTGGAGTAGAGATTGAGAAGATCTCATCCAGCATTGCTACTTTGACTTCATCCCTACAAACATATGGCATAAGAGAATTAAGGGTCAAGGAATTTGGTGAAACTTCATCAAACAACATCCAACCGCAAAGAGACTTGAGGAGAGCTTATTCTCATGTTGTGGAGAATGTTGTTGTTGGATTCGACAAAGACATGGAAGAATTGGTAGCTCGTTTGATTGGGAAAGAGAATCCTCCTAGGCATAGAGTGATCTCTATATGTGGGATGGGTGGTTTGGGGAAGACTACCCTTGCAAGAAAAGTCTATCATCATCCCCAAGTCAGAGCTCACTTTGATTGTTTTGCTTGGGCATCAATATCTCAACAATGTGTAGTGCGAGAAGTATGGGAAGGGATTTTATTTGGTTTGACTTCTCCAACACAAGCAGAAAGGAATGAAATTAAAAGCATGGGGAATGGTGAGATAGCAAAAAAGCTTTACAACCttcaaaaacaaagaaaatgTTTGGTACTCCTCGATGACATTTGGACCACTTCCGCCTGGGATGGTCTGAAAGCTGCATTCCCTCAAGACGAAATCGATAGCAAGATTTTACTCACAACTCGAATAAAGAATGTAGCTTTTCATGTTGATCAGAATGGTTTCATCCATCAACCTCGGTGTCTAAACGAGAATGAGAGCTGGGAGCTGTTTCAGAAAAAAACTTCATGTTTCGGAAACGATCCAACAA ACTCAAAAGATAATCAAATAATGGGCGTACTAGGGCGAGAGATGCTCAAACATTGTTCTGGTCTGCCATTGGCCATCATCGTACTCAGTGGGCTTCTATCTACGAAACACACAGTTAATGAGTGGGAGGAGATTAAAGGAAATGTAATGAGATACATAACTAAAG ATGAGCTGGAGCGAGAAGACGATGAGCTGTTTGTTTGGAGTAGTTCCGGAGAGCCATCACTTAACAGGGGAATGGGGAATGG GTGGCGATGA